AATTGCGCAATTACAGAGTCAAATCCAAAACTTTGATACAGAGAAAGAATTGGCCAAGAAAGAGGTTGAACAGATAAGCCATGAGGCACTATTGGCTAAGGACAAGGAAGTACAGGCCTTGGAAAATCAATTGGCGACCGTGCGTTTGGAACATGAAAATCAGCTACAAAAGACCCTTTCTGACCTAGAAAAAGAACGAGATCAGGTCAAAAACCAGCTTCTCTTACAAGAAAAAGAAAATGAGCTTTCTCTTGCTTCTGTTAAACAAAACTATGAAGCACAGCTCAAGGCAGCTAGTGAACAGGTCGAGTTCTATAAGAATTTCAAAGCCCAACAATCTACAAAAGCTATCGGGGAAAGTCTGGAACAGTATGCGGAAAGTGAGTTTAACAAGGTCCGCAGTTTTGCCTTTCCAAATGCTTACTTTGAGAAGGATAATAAGGTTTCAGCGCGTGGGTCTAAGGGGGACTTTATTTTCCGTGAGAGTGATGAAAATGGAGTTGAAATCATTTCCATCATGTTTGAGATGAAAAATGAAGCGGACGGAACAGAGAAGAAGCACAAGAATGCAGATTTTTACAAGGAATTGGACAAGGACCGTCGGGAGAAGAACTGTGAGTATGCGGTTTTGGTGACTATGCTTGAGGCCGATAATGACTACTTTAATACGGGGATTGTTGATGTCAGCCACGAGTATGAAAAGATGTATGTGGTTCGTCCTCAATTCTTTATTCAGTTGATTGGGCTCTTGCGTAATGCGGCGCTTAATTCCCTAAAATACAAGCAAGAGTTGGCCTTGGTTCGGGAGCAAAATATTGATATCACACATTTTGAGGAAGACTTGGATGCCTTTAAACTAGCCTTTGCCAAGAACTACAACTCTGCTTCGACCAACTTTGGCAAAGCTATTGATGAAATCGACAAGGCCATCAAACGCATGGAAGAAGTTAAGAAATTCCTGACAACATCTGAAAACCAACTTCGCCTTGCTAACAATAAGTTGGAAGATGTTTCAGTTAAAAAATTGACTCGAAAAAATCCAACCATGAAAGCGAAATTTGAAGCACTGAAAAGGGAATTAGAAAGCAAAAATGAACGGTATTATCAACTTAAAAAAAGAAGCGGGGATGACCTCGCATGATGCGGTTTTTAAACTGCGTAAGATTTTGGGAACCAAGAAAATTGGTCATGGTGGGACCTTGGATCCGGATGTAGTTGGTGTTTTACCGATTGCGGTTGGCAAGGCGACACGCTTGGTCGAGTTTATGCAGGACGAGGGCAAGGTCTATGAGGGGGAAATTACTCTCGGCTATTCCACGACGACTGAGGATGCCAGTGGGGAAGTGGTCGCAGAGACACCTGTTTTATCGCCCTTGGATGAAAAGCTTGTTGATGAAGCAATCGCCAGTCTGACAGGACCTATTATTCAAATTCCGCCTATGTATTCGGCAGTCAAGGTCAATGGTCGCAAGCTCTATGAGTATGCGCGTGCTGGACAGGAAGTGGAGCGTCCAGAACGTCAGGTGACCATTTATCAATTTGAACGAACAAGTCCAATTTCTTATGAGGGTCATCTTGCACGCTTTACTTTTCGTGTGAAATGCAGTAAGGGGACTTACATCCGTACCTTGTCAGTTGACTTAGGAGAAAAACTTGGTTATGCGGCTCATATGTCACATCTGACTCGAACTAGTGCAGCTGGTTTGCAACTAGAAGATGCTCTTACCTTGGAAGAAATTGCTGAAAAAGTGGAGGCTGTTCAATTGGACTTTCTCCATCCTCTAGAGATTGGGACAGGCGACCTTGTTAAAGTTTTCCTAACTCAAGAAGAGGCTACAGAAGTACGCTTTGGTCGTTTTATCGAGCTCGACCAAACAGAACAAGAATTAGCTGCCTTTGAAGATGACAAATTGCTAGCCATTCTAGAAAAACGGGATAATCTCTATAAGCCACGAAAGGTTTTTAACTAGTATAATTAGAGTGTAGGATTTGAATTCTTCCCCTAGACTATCCAAAACCAGACTATAAATTTTGTAAAAAATGTGATAGAATAGACCACGGATAAAAAAACGGAGGATAGCATGCAAAATAGACCAATCATTATCGGAGTGACAGGTGGTTCTGGTGGAGGTAAGACCAGTGTTTCAAGAGCCATTTTATCGCATTTTCCTGATGAAAAGATTTCCATGATTGAACATGATTCATACTACAAGGATCAGTCTCATTTGACCTTTGAAGAGCGTGTCAAAACCAACTACGACCATCCTTTTGCCTTTGATACAGACTTGATGATCGAGCAGATTAAGGAATTGTTGGCAGGGCGTCCGGTGGACATCCCGACCTATGACTATACAGAGCATACACGAAGCAGCAAGACCTATCGTCAAGATCCTCAAGATGTCTTTATCGTTGAGGGGATTTTGGTCTTGGAGGACAAGCGCCTGCGCGATTTGATGGATATCAAGATTTTTGTGGATACAGATGATGATGTGCGCATTATTCGTCGTATTAAGCGCGATATGGAAGAACGTGGCCGTAGCCTTGATAGCGTTATTGACCAGTATCTAGGCGTGGTCAAACCCATGTACCACCAGTTTATCGAGCCAACCAAGCGGTATGCTGATATTGTCATTCCTGAAGGGGTCAGCAATACAGTTGCTATTGACCTGTTGACGACCAAAATTGCAAAGATTTTGGAAGAAGCTCGAAATAGTAAATAATTAGACGTGGAGGCCTTGCCTCCTTTTTCTATTTTTCTCTCATAATGGTACATAAATGGAGATTTTTAGGCATATTTTTGGTATAATAATACCCATGAAAGAGCAAGAAAATGAATAGTAGGTGGAGATGGAAAAGTATTTATCAGTAACAACTTTGACCAAGTATCTGAAAATGAATTTCGATAAAGACCCTTACTTGGAACGGGTCTATTTAACTGGTCAAGTTTCCAACTTTCGTAAACGACCTACTCACCAATATTTCTCCCTAAAAGATGACCATGCAGTTATTCAAGCGACCATCTGGTCTGGGATTTATCAGAAATTAGGCTTCGACCTTGAAGAAGGGATGAAGATCAATGTGATTGGGCGTGTGCAGGTCTATGAACCAAGTGGTAGCTACTCCATCATCATTGAAAAGGCAGAGCCTGATGGAGTTGGTGCGCTTGCGATTCAGTTTGAACAACTCAAGAAAAAATTGACAGAAGAAGGCCTGTTTCAAGAACGTTTCAAGCAACCTCTGCCCCAATTTTCTAATAGAATTGGTGTAGTGACCAGTCGCAGTGGAGCCGTTATTCGAGATATTATTACGACCGTCAGCAGGCGATTTCCAGGTATCGATATCCTGCTTTATCCAACTAAGGTGCAAGGTGAAGGGGCAGCAGAAGAAATTGCTCGAAATATTGCGCGTGCTAATCAACAGGACGATTTGGATTTGCTGATTATTGGTCGTGGTGGAGGTTCTATCGAGGATCTTTGGGCCTTTAACGAAGAAATTGTGGTACGAGCTATTTTTGAATCTCGTTTGCCAGTTATTTCTAGTGTGGGGCATGAGACGGATGTGACCTTGGCAGATTTTGTGGCAGATCGACGCGCTGCAACGCCAACAGCAGCGGCTGAACTGGCCACACCTGTGACCAAGTTGGATCTATTAGCTCATTTGCAAAATCAAGAAAAACGGATGGCAACAGCAGTCCAAAATGTCCTATCTAAGAAACAAGAATCTTTAAAAAAATGCAGTCAGTCTGTTATTTTTAGACAACCAGAGCGCTTGTATGATGGCTATTTGCAACGGTTAGATCAATTACAACTGCGCTTAAAACAAAGTTTGCGAACACGGATTTCTGATAATAAACAGCTAGTCCAAGCAAGGACGCATCGACTGGTACAATTATCACCCGTTACCAAAATCCAACGCTATCAAGACCGTCTAGGTCAGTTGGACAAGCTTCTCCGTAGCCAAATGGCGCTGGTTTATGATGCCAAGGTTGCTGAGGTGAAACGACTTTCGGAAGCCTTGCTCATGTTGGATACCAGCCGAATCGTTGCGCGTGGTTATGCTATTGTCAAAAAAGAAGAGTCCGTTGTAGATTCGGTTGAGAGTTTGAAGAAAAAAGACCAAGTGACGCTTTTGATGCGGGATGGTCGAGTAGAATTAGAGGTTAAAGATGTCAAAACAAAAGAAATTTGAGGAAAATCTAGCTGAACTGGAGACCATTGTCCAAAGTTTGGAAAATGGTGAAATTGCTCTGGAAGATGCGATTACTGCCTTTCAAAAGGGTATGGTCTTGTCAAAAGAGCTCCAAGCGACGTTGGACAAGGCTGAAAAGACCTTGGTCAAGGTCATGCAAGAAGACGGAACAGAAAGTGATTTTGAATGAAGAAGCAAGAAAAATTAGCTCTTGTCGAGTCGGCCTTGGAAGATTTTTATGGAGACCAGCAGTTTGCCTCTAGTTTGCGAGAGTCTGTTCTCTATTCCATTCATGCTGGTGGCAAGCGTATTCGACCTTTTCTCTTGTTAGAAGTTTTGGAAGCCTTGCATATTGCCATCAAACCTGCTCACGCGCAGGTAGCTGCGGCCTTGGAAATGATTCATACAGGGAGCTTGATTCACGATGATCTTCCTGCCATGGATGATGATGATTACCGTCGAGGGCGTTTGACCAACCATAAGAAATTCGGTGAAGCTATGGCCATTTTGGCTGGAGATGCCTTGTTCCTAGATCCTTATGTTTTGATAGCGCAGGCAGATTTGCCAAGTCAGATTAAGGTAGACTTGATTTCCAACTTATCCCTTGCTTCAGGTAGTCTGGGTATGGTGGCAGGGCAGGTTTTGGATATGGAGGGTGAACACCAACACTTGTCTTTGGAAGAACTCCAGACTATTCATGCTAATAAGACTGGAAAACTACTAGCTTATCCCTTCCAAGCAGCTGCTATTATAGCCGAATTGGCACCTGAAATGCAGGTGAAGCTGAAAATTGTTGGTGAATTGATTGGACTTGCTTTTCAAGTTCGAGATGATGTGTTAGATGTGACAGCTAGTTTTGAGGAAATCGGCAAGACACCTCAAAAGGACCTACAGGCAGAAAAATCAACCTATCCAGCCTTATTGGGCTTGGAAGAGGCAATTGCCTTTTGTAACCAGACTTTGGATCAGTCTAATGCAAAATTAGAAGAAATTGCCCAGCAGATTCCCTTTGAAACAGGATCGATTGTAAGTGTAGTAGAAAGTTTGAGAATCAATGGCTAAGGAAAGAGTGGATGTACTAGCTTATAAACAGGGCTTGTTTGAAACGCGAGAACAGGCCAAGCGTGGTGTCATGGCTGGTCTAGTCGTAGCAGTCCTGAATGGAGAACGGTTTGACAAGCCAGGAGAGAAAATCCCAGACGACACCGAGCTAAAATTCAAGGGTGAAAAACTCAAGTATGTTAGCCGTGGTGGCTTGAAATTAGAAAAGGCCTTGCAGGTCTTTGATTTGTCAGTGGAAGGAGCTACAACGATTGATATCGGTGCCTCTACTGGAGGTTTTACCGATGTCATGTTGCAGAATGGTGCTGAGTTAGTTTTTGCAGTTGATGTTGGTACCAATCAGTTGGCTTGGAAACTACGCCAGGACCCGCGAGTTGTCAGCATGGAGCAGTTCAATTTCCGCTATGCCGAAAAGACTGATTTCGAGCAGGAACCGAGCTTTGCCAGTATTGATGTGAGTTTTATTTCCCTCAGTCTGATTTTACCATCCTTGCACCGAATCTTGGCATATCAAGGTCAGGTTGTGGCTTTGGTTAAGCCTCAGTTTGAGGCAGGACGTGAGCAGATTGGGAAAAATGGAATCATTCGTGATGCCAAGGTCCATCAGAATGTCCTTGAATCTGTCACAGCTATGGCAATAAAGGAAGGCTTTTCAGTCCTTGGATTGGACTTTTCTCCTATCCAAGGTGGGCATGGAAATATTGAATTTTTAGCGTATTTGAAAAAAGAAGAGTCAGCAAGCAATCAGGTTCTTGCTGAAATTGAAGAAGTAGTAGAGAGGGCGCATAGTCAATTTAAAAATGAATAAAAAAGAGAGACTTGAAAAAATTAGACGATTTGTGACAGATTATCAAATCGGTACGCAAGAAGAAATCGTAGAACATTTGAAAGAGGCAGGCATCACTGCTACTCAGGCAACGGTATCCCGAGATATCAAAGAACTGGGGATTGTCAAAATTCCTTTGAGAGACAATACTTATGTCTATGAATTGCCAAAATCAATCGTAAAAAGTTTGCAACTGTCTGAAGACAATATTGAGTCAGCTGCATTGATGGATAAGATGATCAATCTCCAAGTTATTCCTGGAAATACGGCTTTTGTAAAAGCTCAGTTAATCGAGACTTTTTCGGACAAGATTTTTAGCTGTTTGGCGGATGATAGCTCGATTTTAGTCATTGCTAGAAGTGAAAGTCTAGCAGAGGAAATCTTTGAACAAGTAAATAATTGGTAGGTCTATATGTTACTTGAAATTTCGATAAAAAACTTTGCCATTATTGAGGCTATTTCCCTCAATTTTGAAAAGGGGATGACTGTCCTGACTGGTGAAACGGGTGCAGGGAAGTCGATTATCATTGATGCCATGAATATGATGTTGGGGGCTCGTGCTACGACAGATGTTATTCGTCACGGTGCTCCAAAGGCAGAGATTGAGGGGCTTTTCTCAGTTGAGAATAGTCGCCTTTTGCAGGAAATTTTTGATGAGCAAGGTTTGGAAATGGGTGATGAAATTATCATCCGTCGAGAAATTCTGCAAAATGGTCGTAGTATCAGCCGTGTGAATGGTCAGATGGTTAATCTGTCTGTTTTGCGTGCTATTGGTCAACATCTTGTGGACATTCATGGTCAGCATGACCAAGAGGAGTTAATGCGTCCCCAACTGCATATCCAGATGTTGGATGAATTCGGTGACGTAGCTTTTTGGGACTTGAAAGAAACCTATCAGACGAGTTTTGATGCTTATCGGAAAATGCGTAAGCAGGTTCTGGAAGTCAAGAAAAACCAACAAGAACACAAGGCACGTATCGAAATGTTGGAATTTCAAATGGCAGAGATTGAGGCAGCAAACTTGCAGGCTGGAGAAGATTTGGCTCTCAATCAAGAGCGTGATAAACTGCTCAACCATAAAAATATTGCGGATACACTGACCAATGCCTACAGTATGTTGGACAATGAAGACTTTTCAAGTCTGGCTAATGTTCGTTCAGCCATGAATGACATGGAAAGTGTTGAAGAGTACGACCCTGAATACCGTGAAATTTCAAGCTCTCTGTCTGAGACCTACTATGTTTTAGAAGACATTAGCAAGCGTTTGGAAGCTATCATTGAGGACCTTGATTTTGATGGCAATCGTCTCATGCAGGTTGAGAATCGTTTGGATCTCCTTCATACTATTACCCGTAAGTATGGTGGGACTGTAGACGATGTTTTGCTTTATTTTGCCAAGATTACGGAAGAATACAATCTTTTGACAGGTAATAACCTTTCGTCTGAGGACATGGAAGCAGAGCTTAAAAAATTGGAAGTTAATCTTGTTGATTTGGCAGGCCAGCTTGCATCTGCTCGTCATGATTTGGCTCAGCAGCTCGAAGCTGAGATTAAACAAGAACTACAGGACCTTTATATGGAAAAAGCCCAGTTTCAGGTTCGTTTTAGCAAGGGCAAATTCAGTCGTGAGGGCAATGAAATGGTCGAGTTTTACATTTCAACCAATCCTGGTGAAGACTTTAAACCCTTGGTCAAGGTTGCGTCTGGTGGGGAATTATCCCGTCTCATGCTAGCTATTAAGTCTGCCTTTTCACGTAAAGAAGGCAAGACCAGTATTGTCTTTGATGAGGTGGATACGGGAGTTTCAGGCCGTGTTGCCCAAGCTATTGCGCAGAAGATTCACAAGATTGGCCAACATGGTCAGGTTCTAGCTATCTCCCACTTGCCACAAGTGATTGCGATTGCAGATTATCAATTCTTTATTGAGAAGATTAGTAATGAGCATTCAACGGTTTCGACTGTTCGTCTTTTGACGGTTGAAGAGCGAGTGGAGGAAGTTGCCAAGATGTTGGCAGGTGATGATGTGACGGAAGCAGCCCTGACGCAAGCCAGAGAATTGTTGAGAAACAGGGAGAAATAAGATGACAGACTATTATGTAATTGGAGATGTTCATGGAAAAGCTGGGATGTTAGAAGACCTTCTCAAAACATGGGATGGTCAGACCCAGTTGCTCTTTCTAGGCGATTTGATTGACCGTGGTGAAGATAGTCGCCGTGTTCTAGAGATGGTTAAGGACTTAGTGGACAATCAAGGGGCAATCTGTTTGTCAGGAAACCACGAGTATATGTTTTTGACTTGGCTTGATAACCCAGAAGAAAGTTATGACCATTATCGTCGCAATGGTGGAGATACAACCATTAACTCTATCCTAGATCGTCCCTTGGATGCACCAGTTGATGGAGTGGAGGATGCCAAGCGTGTTGCCACTGAAGCAGCAGATTTGGTCGAATTTATTCGTCAAATGCCGTTTGTGGTAGAGACAGACAAGTATATCTTCGTTCACGCAGGTATTGATTTGACCTTGGATGACTGGCATGAAACCACAGATTATAAAAAAGTCTGGCTTAGAAAACCATTCCATGAAGCAGAAAATCATACTGGAAAAATCATTGTCTTTGGTCATACGCCAGTTTATGGTTTGCTGAAGCAAGAGCGAGGTACTGCTGAGCTTTGGACTACAGAAGATGGCAAGATTGGGATGGATGGAGGAGCTGTTTATGGTGGTGTCCTTCACGGGATTGTCTTTACAGACCAAGGAATGACAGAACACCACTTTATCGAAAATGACGGCTTTGTCGCTGAAGATTAGTACTCCTAGCAGGGTATGGTCTTGTCAAAATGTCAAAAACAATTTATAATAAATAGATACCCTGAAAGGAAGAGAATCATGAACTTAGAAGAATTGAAGAAACGACAGGAGAAGATCCGTAACTTCTCTATTATCGCTCATATTGACCATGGGAAATCGACTCTAGCAGACCGCATTTTGGAAAAGACTGAGACCGTTTCAAGCCGTGAAATGCAAGCTCAACTTTTGGATAGCATGGATCTAGAACGGGAACGTGGGATTACCATTAAGTTGAATGCCATCGAGCTGAATTATACTGCTAAGGATGGGGAAACTTATATTTTCCACTTGATTGACACGCCGGGGCACGTTGACTTTACCTATGAAGTTTCACGTTCGCTAGCTGCCTGTGAGGGGGCTATTTTGGTGGTCGATGCTGCCCAAGGGATTGAGGCTCAAACCCTTGCCAATGTTTATCTGGCCTTGGACAATGATTTGGAAATCATGCCAGTTATTAACAAGATTGACCTGCCTGCTGCAGATCCAGAGCGCGTGCGTACAGAGATTGAGGATGTCATTGGTTTGGATGCCAGCGAAGCAGTCTTAGCATCAGCTAAAGCTGGTATTGGTATCGAAGAAATTCTTGAGCAAATCGTAGAAAAAGTGCCAGCGCCAACAGGTGATGTGACGGCACCACTGAAGGCCTTGATTTTCGACTCTGTTTACGATGCTTACCGTGGAGTTATCCTCCAAGTACGTGTTATGGATGGAGTGGTCAAACCTGGTGATAAGATTCAGCTCATGAGCAATGGCAAGACCTTTGATGTGACGGAAGTCGGTATTTTTACACCCAAAGCAGTTGGTCGTGATTTTCTTGCGACTGGTGACGTTGGTTATATTGCAGCTTCTATTAAGACAGTTCAGGATACGCGTGTGGGTGATACCGTTACCTTGGCAACCAATCCTGCTGCAGAGCCATTACATGGCTACAAGCAGATGAATCCTATGGTCTTTGCGGGTCTCTATCCTATCGAGTCAAACAAGTACAATGACCTACGTGAAGCCCTTGAAAAATTGCAACTGAATGATGCTAGTCTTCAGTTTGAACCAGAAACATCTCAGGCACTTGGATTTGGTTTCCGTTGTGGATTTCTTGGACTTCTCCATATGGATGTTATCCAAGAACGTTTAGAGCGTGAGTTTAATATCGATCTTATCATGACAGCTCCGTCTGTTATTTATAAGGTTAATTTGACCGATGGTGAGTCTATGGATGTGTCGAATCCATCTGAGTTCCCAGACCCAACCAAGATTGCGACCATTGAAGAGCCATATGTTAAAGCGCAAATCATGGTACCGCAAGAGTTTGTTGGAGCAGTGATGGAGCTAGCTCAGCGTAAGCGTGGGGACTTTGTGACGATGGACTATATTGATGATAACCGTGTTAATGTTATCTATCAAATTCCACTTGCTGAAATCGTCTTTGACTTCTTTGATAAACTTAAGTCTTCGACACGTGGTTATGCAAGTTTTGACTATGAATTGTCAGAATATCGTCCATCTAAGCTGGTCAAAATGGATATTCTTCTCAATGGAGACAAGGTGGATGCCCTTAGCTTTATCGTTCACAAGGATTTTGCCTACGAACGTGGAAAACTCATCGTTGATAAACTTAAGAAAATCATCCCTCGTCAACAATTTGAAGTTCCAATTCAAGCAGCTATTGGACACAAGATTGTGGCTCGTACTGATATCAAGGCCCTTCGTAAGAACGTACTTGCTAAATGTTATGGTGGTGACGTTTCTCGTAAGCGTAAGCTACTGGAAAAACAAAAAGCTGGTAAGAAGCGCATGAAAGCTATCGGATCAGTAGAAGTTCCACAAGAAGCCTTTCTAAGCGTGTTGAGCATGGATGAGGAGTAAATTTTCAAGATAATTTTTTATTATTTATAGAACATTAATATAGGAAGAGAATGTTGAAACAGGCTTAAATAGGCCTGTTTTTTTACATTTAGAATAGAATTAAATCGTTTAAAGTGTTTGTTTTAAATGTTTGTTTTAAAGATATAAATAAAAATAAACAAAATAATCAAAAAAATATTGACAACGATTTCATATAGTGTTATAATTATAGCATAAAGTTAATGGAAAGAAGGGAAAACCTTATGGGATTAGATCATTTCTTTGACAAAAACCTTGTGTTTTGCTTAGAAGCGAATAATCAAGAAC
This portion of the Streptococcus mitis B6 genome encodes:
- the lepA gene encoding translation elongation factor 4 — encoded protein: MNLEELKKRQEKIRNFSIIAHIDHGKSTLADRILEKTETVSSREMQAQLLDSMDLERERGITIKLNAIELNYTAKDGETYIFHLIDTPGHVDFTYEVSRSLAACEGAILVVDAAQGIEAQTLANVYLALDNDLEIMPVINKIDLPAADPERVRTEIEDVIGLDASEAVLASAKAGIGIEEILEQIVEKVPAPTGDVTAPLKALIFDSVYDAYRGVILQVRVMDGVVKPGDKIQLMSNGKTFDVTEVGIFTPKAVGRDFLATGDVGYIAASIKTVQDTRVGDTVTLATNPAAEPLHGYKQMNPMVFAGLYPIESNKYNDLREALEKLQLNDASLQFEPETSQALGFGFRCGFLGLLHMDVIQERLEREFNIDLIMTAPSVIYKVNLTDGESMDVSNPSEFPDPTKIATIEEPYVKAQIMVPQEFVGAVMELAQRKRGDFVTMDYIDDNRVNVIYQIPLAEIVFDFFDKLKSSTRGYASFDYELSEYRPSKLVKMDILLNGDKVDALSFIVHKDFAYERGKLIVDKLKKIIPRQQFEVPIQAAIGHKIVARTDIKALRKNVLAKCYGGDVSRKRKLLEKQKAGKKRMKAIGSVEVPQEAFLSVLSMDEE
- the udk gene encoding uridine kinase, translating into MQNRPIIIGVTGGSGGGKTSVSRAILSHFPDEKISMIEHDSYYKDQSHLTFEERVKTNYDHPFAFDTDLMIEQIKELLAGRPVDIPTYDYTEHTRSSKTYRQDPQDVFIVEGILVLEDKRLRDLMDIKIFVDTDDDVRIIRRIKRDMEERGRSLDSVIDQYLGVVKPMYHQFIEPTKRYADIVIPEGVSNTVAIDLLTTKIAKILEEARNSK
- a CDS encoding TlyA family RNA methyltransferase; translation: MAKERVDVLAYKQGLFETREQAKRGVMAGLVVAVLNGERFDKPGEKIPDDTELKFKGEKLKYVSRGGLKLEKALQVFDLSVEGATTIDIGASTGGFTDVMLQNGAELVFAVDVGTNQLAWKLRQDPRVVSMEQFNFRYAEKTDFEQEPSFASIDVSFISLSLILPSLHRILAYQGQVVALVKPQFEAGREQIGKNGIIRDAKVHQNVLESVTAMAIKEGFSVLGLDFSPIQGGHGNIEFLAYLKKEESASNQVLAEIEEVVERAHSQFKNE
- the truB gene encoding tRNA pseudouridine(55) synthase TruB, producing the protein MNGIINLKKEAGMTSHDAVFKLRKILGTKKIGHGGTLDPDVVGVLPIAVGKATRLVEFMQDEGKVYEGEITLGYSTTTEDASGEVVAETPVLSPLDEKLVDEAIASLTGPIIQIPPMYSAVKVNGRKLYEYARAGQEVERPERQVTIYQFERTSPISYEGHLARFTFRVKCSKGTYIRTLSVDLGEKLGYAAHMSHLTRTSAAGLQLEDALTLEEIAEKVEAVQLDFLHPLEIGTGDLVKVFLTQEEATEVRFGRFIELDQTEQELAAFEDDKLLAILEKRDNLYKPRKVFN
- a CDS encoding arginine repressor, which gives rise to MNKKERLEKIRRFVTDYQIGTQEEIVEHLKEAGITATQATVSRDIKELGIVKIPLRDNTYVYELPKSIVKSLQLSEDNIESAALMDKMINLQVIPGNTAFVKAQLIETFSDKIFSCLADDSSILVIARSESLAEEIFEQVNNW
- a CDS encoding polyprenyl synthetase family protein, which produces MKKQEKLALVESALEDFYGDQQFASSLRESVLYSIHAGGKRIRPFLLLEVLEALHIAIKPAHAQVAAALEMIHTGSLIHDDLPAMDDDDYRRGRLTNHKKFGEAMAILAGDALFLDPYVLIAQADLPSQIKVDLISNLSLASGSLGMVAGQVLDMEGEHQHLSLEELQTIHANKTGKLLAYPFQAAAIIAELAPEMQVKLKIVGELIGLAFQVRDDVLDVTASFEEIGKTPQKDLQAEKSTYPALLGLEEAIAFCNQTLDQSNAKLEEIAQQIPFETGSIVSVVESLRING
- a CDS encoding exodeoxyribonuclease VII small subunit codes for the protein MSKQKKFEENLAELETIVQSLENGEIALEDAITAFQKGMVLSKELQATLDKAEKTLVKVMQEDGTESDFE
- the recN gene encoding DNA repair protein RecN, with the protein product MLLEISIKNFAIIEAISLNFEKGMTVLTGETGAGKSIIIDAMNMMLGARATTDVIRHGAPKAEIEGLFSVENSRLLQEIFDEQGLEMGDEIIIRREILQNGRSISRVNGQMVNLSVLRAIGQHLVDIHGQHDQEELMRPQLHIQMLDEFGDVAFWDLKETYQTSFDAYRKMRKQVLEVKKNQQEHKARIEMLEFQMAEIEAANLQAGEDLALNQERDKLLNHKNIADTLTNAYSMLDNEDFSSLANVRSAMNDMESVEEYDPEYREISSSLSETYYVLEDISKRLEAIIEDLDFDGNRLMQVENRLDLLHTITRKYGGTVDDVLLYFAKITEEYNLLTGNNLSSEDMEAELKKLEVNLVDLAGQLASARHDLAQQLEAEIKQELQDLYMEKAQFQVRFSKGKFSREGNEMVEFYISTNPGEDFKPLVKVASGGELSRLMLAIKSAFSRKEGKTSIVFDEVDTGVSGRVAQAIAQKIHKIGQHGQVLAISHLPQVIAIADYQFFIEKISNEHSTVSTVRLLTVEERVEEVAKMLAGDDVTEAALTQARELLRNREK
- a CDS encoding DUF2130 domain-containing protein, with amino-acid sequence MNEIKCPNCGEVFTVNESQYAELLSQVRTAEFDKELQDRMKQELALAEQKAMNEQQSKLAQKDQEIAQLQSQIQNFDTEKELAKKEVEQISHEALLAKDKEVQALENQLATVRLEHENQLQKTLSDLEKERDQVKNQLLLQEKENELSLASVKQNYEAQLKAASEQVEFYKNFKAQQSTKAIGESLEQYAESEFNKVRSFAFPNAYFEKDNKVSARGSKGDFIFRESDENGVEIISIMFEMKNEADGTEKKHKNADFYKELDKDRREKNCEYAVLVTMLEADNDYFNTGIVDVSHEYEKMYVVRPQFFIQLIGLLRNAALNSLKYKQELALVREQNIDITHFEEDLDAFKLAFAKNYNSASTNFGKAIDEIDKAIKRMEEVKKFLTTSENQLRLANNKLEDVSVKKLTRKNPTMKAKFEALKRELESKNERYYQLKKRSGDDLA
- a CDS encoding metallophosphoesterase family protein, giving the protein MTDYYVIGDVHGKAGMLEDLLKTWDGQTQLLFLGDLIDRGEDSRRVLEMVKDLVDNQGAICLSGNHEYMFLTWLDNPEESYDHYRRNGGDTTINSILDRPLDAPVDGVEDAKRVATEAADLVEFIRQMPFVVETDKYIFVHAGIDLTLDDWHETTDYKKVWLRKPFHEAENHTGKIIVFGHTPVYGLLKQERGTAELWTTEDGKIGMDGGAVYGGVLHGIVFTDQGMTEHHFIENDGFVAED
- the xseA gene encoding exodeoxyribonuclease VII large subunit → MEKYLSVTTLTKYLKMNFDKDPYLERVYLTGQVSNFRKRPTHQYFSLKDDHAVIQATIWSGIYQKLGFDLEEGMKINVIGRVQVYEPSGSYSIIIEKAEPDGVGALAIQFEQLKKKLTEEGLFQERFKQPLPQFSNRIGVVTSRSGAVIRDIITTVSRRFPGIDILLYPTKVQGEGAAEEIARNIARANQQDDLDLLIIGRGGGSIEDLWAFNEEIVVRAIFESRLPVISSVGHETDVTLADFVADRRAATPTAAAELATPVTKLDLLAHLQNQEKRMATAVQNVLSKKQESLKKCSQSVIFRQPERLYDGYLQRLDQLQLRLKQSLRTRISDNKQLVQARTHRLVQLSPVTKIQRYQDRLGQLDKLLRSQMALVYDAKVAEVKRLSEALLMLDTSRIVARGYAIVKKEESVVDSVESLKKKDQVTLLMRDGRVELEVKDVKTKEI